In Erigeron canadensis isolate Cc75 chromosome 6, C_canadensis_v1, whole genome shotgun sequence, the following are encoded in one genomic region:
- the LOC122606087 gene encoding uncharacterized protein LOC122606087 isoform X1, protein MGKQWLLYKVLAGDGTAGGCNNNGTTTSNTKSGGKSRKRRGGDRHVSSSSSSSGCMSAIFHLFDIQNHHFPFHQPPFISESTISTIHQQPNNIILKGVEAPRNSLELKEQEKTPRVIVEKEEEEVTSSSCSSSTRKLKQETNFDIPMMRDIDQIKTKRSRLMDMNNNDASSECSSSSPAGTKTPSLVARLMGLDLLPENASSPRPSLSSPRPSSSSSHHPTTPLNPLLSKLSSIKNNYNTRSLPVTPRASTTGRPSTEVVDYDHHHRLSLQGNKENKRRYDHESTTTSEYAKQIAKQVRENISRRVGADITNTSKNKKEHRRDEFLVVLKPKRPSPLSSANPFIQKISRNLDQGHCCGKENEAIPSSSSPRLKLLEIKKNNVNKSISNMPKSSPLSSSLSTEAIKAPSSLLPSPTSRSPPPTMMMKEEVQQVIKHHENINPMKGVVQNKCKKLIASEKYDLRLKKLHHQNEEPAKKCIIKKCNNNLKKSTPLSNQLVNNVNTTTKFISFKKDIIVSPSSTTTSPQKQVTYESITQLPSCQSRSYKNTKKANLSVQHDITTTNGNGATGASFSGHFDYISKILSHTGIEKTTPISITHWYSPSHPLHPSILENLNHPKTVTNRLIFDVVDELLVEILKPYISLKPWVSSATRHQTRSRGRMFGTQLVETLCDKISCFPEANCQVLEDIDGLIECDMKSNTKVIGEIAFEEEAEELVAELERDMVDTLVGEMAAAWITHATLDSNF, encoded by the exons atggGAAAACAATGGCTGCTTTACAAGGTGCTGGCTGGTGATGGCACCGCCGGTGGTTGTAATAATAATGGCACCACTACTAGTAACACAAAATCCGGCggaaaatcaagaaaaagacGTGGTGGAGATAGACatgtttcatcatcttcatcttcaagtGGTTGCATGAGTgccatttttcatctttttgatattcaaaatcatcattttccCTTTCATCAACCTCCTTTTATCTCTGAATCCACCATTAGTACTATCCATCAACAACCCAACAATATTATCCTCAAAg gtgtagaagcaccaaGAAACAGCTTGGAATTAAAGGAACAAGAAAAAACACCAAGAGTAattgttgaaaaagaagaagaagaagttacTTCATCTTCATGTTCATCATCAACAAGAAAGCTTAAACAAGAAACAAACTTTGATATTCCG ATGATGCGTGACATTGATCAAATCAAAACAAAGAGGTCAAGATTAATGGATATGAATAATAATGATGCATCATCAGAATGTAGTAGTAGCTCACCTGCAGGTACAAAAACACCTAGTCTTGTAGCTAGATTAATGGGGCTTGATTTACTTCCTGAAAATGCTTCATCTCCTAGACCTTCTTTATCATCACCAAGGCCTTCCTCCTCCTCTTCTCATCATCCCACCACACCATTAAATCCTCTACTTTCTAAATTATCgtctattaaaaataattataatacccgGTCGTTGCCCGTGACACCACGGGCATCGACCACGGGCAGACCGTCCACAGAAGTGGTGGACTatgaccaccaccaccgtctTTCGCTTCAAGGTAACAAAGAGAATAAGAGGAGATATGATCATGAGAGTACTACTACAAGTGAGTACGCTAAGCAGATTGCGAAGCAAGTGAGGGAAAATATTAGTCGGAGAGTTGGCGCGGATATCACAAACACgtcgaaaaataaaaaagaacatcGACGAGATGAGTTTCTCGTGGTGCTTAAGCCAAAGAGACCGTCACCGCTGTCTTCTGCCAACCCATTCATCCAAAAAATATCAAGAAATCTTGATCAAG GGCACTGTTGTGGAAAAGAGAATGAAGCAATACCATCTTCTAGCTCACCGAGGCTCAAGTTATTGGAGATCAAAAAGAACAATGTCAACAAGTCCATTTCAAACATGCCAAAAAGTTcaccattatcatcatcattatccaCAGAAGCTATTAAAGCTCCATCATCATTACTACCATCACCCACGTCAaggtcaccaccaccaacaatgaTGATGAAAGAGGAAGTACAACAAGTGATAAAGCATCATGAGAATATTAACCCAATGAAAGGAGTAGTTCAAAATAAGTGCAAGAAACTCATAGCAAGTGAAAAATATGATTTGAGATTGAAAAAATTGCACCATCAAAATGAGGAGCCAGCAAAGAAATGTATCATCAAGAAATGCAACAACAACTTGAAGAAGTCAACTCCATTATCAAATCAACTTGTGAATAATGTCAACACTACAACAAAGTTTATTTCTTTCAAGAAAGACATAATAGTATCTCCTTCCTCAACAACAACATCACCTCAAAAACAA GTGACATATGAAAGCATCACACAGTTACCTAGTTGTCAGAGCCGGTCAtacaaaaataccaaaaaggcCAATCTTTCCGTCCAACATGACATCACCACAACTAACGGTAACGGCGCCACCGGAGCATCATTTTCCGGCCACTTTGATTACATTTCAAAAATCCTAAGTCACACCGGTATCGAAAAAACCACACCCATATCCATCACACATTGGTACTCCCCATCACACCCTCTCCATCCATCAATCTTGGAAAATCTGAACCACCCCAAAACCGTCACAAATCGACTTATATTCGACGTTGTAGACGAGCTACTAGTCGAAATACTGAAGCCGTACATAAGTTTAAAACCATGGGTATCATCAGCAACACGTCATCAAACAAGGTCACGTGGTCGAATGTTTGGAACACAACTTGTAGAAACATTATGTGACAAAATAAGTTGTTTCCCGGAAGCAAATTGCCAAGTGTTGGAAGATATTGATGGATTGATAGAATGTGATATGAAAAGCAACACGAAAGTCATCGGAGAAATTGCATTTGAAGAAGAGGCGGAGGAGCTAGTGGCGGAGCTAGAACGTGACATGGTTGACACGTTAGTTGGTGAAATGGCAGCTGCATGGATAACACATGCCACGTTGGATAGCAATTTCTGA
- the LOC122606087 gene encoding uncharacterized protein LOC122606087 isoform X2 yields the protein MGKQWLLYKVLAGDGTAGGCNNNGTTTSNTKSGGKSRKRRGGDRHVSSSSSSSGCMSAIFHLFDIQNHHFPFHQPPFISESTISTIHQQPNNIILKGVEAPRNSLELKEQEKTPRVIVEKEEEEVTSSSCSSSTRKLKQETNFDIPMMRDIDQIKTKRSRLMDMNNNDASSECSSSSPAGTKTPSLVARLMGLDLLPENASSPRPSLSSPRPSSSSSHHPTTPLNPLLSKLSSIKNNYNTRSLPVTPRASTTGRPSTEVVDYDHHHRLSLQGNKENKRRYDHESTTTSEYAKQIAKQVRENISRRVGADITNTSKNKKEHRRDEFLVVLKPKRPSPLSSANPFIQKISRNLDQENEAIPSSSSPRLKLLEIKKNNVNKSISNMPKSSPLSSSLSTEAIKAPSSLLPSPTSRSPPPTMMMKEEVQQVIKHHENINPMKGVVQNKCKKLIASEKYDLRLKKLHHQNEEPAKKCIIKKCNNNLKKSTPLSNQLVNNVNTTTKFISFKKDIIVSPSSTTTSPQKQVTYESITQLPSCQSRSYKNTKKANLSVQHDITTTNGNGATGASFSGHFDYISKILSHTGIEKTTPISITHWYSPSHPLHPSILENLNHPKTVTNRLIFDVVDELLVEILKPYISLKPWVSSATRHQTRSRGRMFGTQLVETLCDKISCFPEANCQVLEDIDGLIECDMKSNTKVIGEIAFEEEAEELVAELERDMVDTLVGEMAAAWITHATLDSNF from the exons atggGAAAACAATGGCTGCTTTACAAGGTGCTGGCTGGTGATGGCACCGCCGGTGGTTGTAATAATAATGGCACCACTACTAGTAACACAAAATCCGGCggaaaatcaagaaaaagacGTGGTGGAGATAGACatgtttcatcatcttcatcttcaagtGGTTGCATGAGTgccatttttcatctttttgatattcaaaatcatcattttccCTTTCATCAACCTCCTTTTATCTCTGAATCCACCATTAGTACTATCCATCAACAACCCAACAATATTATCCTCAAAg gtgtagaagcaccaaGAAACAGCTTGGAATTAAAGGAACAAGAAAAAACACCAAGAGTAattgttgaaaaagaagaagaagaagttacTTCATCTTCATGTTCATCATCAACAAGAAAGCTTAAACAAGAAACAAACTTTGATATTCCG ATGATGCGTGACATTGATCAAATCAAAACAAAGAGGTCAAGATTAATGGATATGAATAATAATGATGCATCATCAGAATGTAGTAGTAGCTCACCTGCAGGTACAAAAACACCTAGTCTTGTAGCTAGATTAATGGGGCTTGATTTACTTCCTGAAAATGCTTCATCTCCTAGACCTTCTTTATCATCACCAAGGCCTTCCTCCTCCTCTTCTCATCATCCCACCACACCATTAAATCCTCTACTTTCTAAATTATCgtctattaaaaataattataatacccgGTCGTTGCCCGTGACACCACGGGCATCGACCACGGGCAGACCGTCCACAGAAGTGGTGGACTatgaccaccaccaccgtctTTCGCTTCAAGGTAACAAAGAGAATAAGAGGAGATATGATCATGAGAGTACTACTACAAGTGAGTACGCTAAGCAGATTGCGAAGCAAGTGAGGGAAAATATTAGTCGGAGAGTTGGCGCGGATATCACAAACACgtcgaaaaataaaaaagaacatcGACGAGATGAGTTTCTCGTGGTGCTTAAGCCAAAGAGACCGTCACCGCTGTCTTCTGCCAACCCATTCATCCAAAAAATATCAAGAAATCTTGATCAAG AGAATGAAGCAATACCATCTTCTAGCTCACCGAGGCTCAAGTTATTGGAGATCAAAAAGAACAATGTCAACAAGTCCATTTCAAACATGCCAAAAAGTTcaccattatcatcatcattatccaCAGAAGCTATTAAAGCTCCATCATCATTACTACCATCACCCACGTCAaggtcaccaccaccaacaatgaTGATGAAAGAGGAAGTACAACAAGTGATAAAGCATCATGAGAATATTAACCCAATGAAAGGAGTAGTTCAAAATAAGTGCAAGAAACTCATAGCAAGTGAAAAATATGATTTGAGATTGAAAAAATTGCACCATCAAAATGAGGAGCCAGCAAAGAAATGTATCATCAAGAAATGCAACAACAACTTGAAGAAGTCAACTCCATTATCAAATCAACTTGTGAATAATGTCAACACTACAACAAAGTTTATTTCTTTCAAGAAAGACATAATAGTATCTCCTTCCTCAACAACAACATCACCTCAAAAACAA GTGACATATGAAAGCATCACACAGTTACCTAGTTGTCAGAGCCGGTCAtacaaaaataccaaaaaggcCAATCTTTCCGTCCAACATGACATCACCACAACTAACGGTAACGGCGCCACCGGAGCATCATTTTCCGGCCACTTTGATTACATTTCAAAAATCCTAAGTCACACCGGTATCGAAAAAACCACACCCATATCCATCACACATTGGTACTCCCCATCACACCCTCTCCATCCATCAATCTTGGAAAATCTGAACCACCCCAAAACCGTCACAAATCGACTTATATTCGACGTTGTAGACGAGCTACTAGTCGAAATACTGAAGCCGTACATAAGTTTAAAACCATGGGTATCATCAGCAACACGTCATCAAACAAGGTCACGTGGTCGAATGTTTGGAACACAACTTGTAGAAACATTATGTGACAAAATAAGTTGTTTCCCGGAAGCAAATTGCCAAGTGTTGGAAGATATTGATGGATTGATAGAATGTGATATGAAAAGCAACACGAAAGTCATCGGAGAAATTGCATTTGAAGAAGAGGCGGAGGAGCTAGTGGCGGAGCTAGAACGTGACATGGTTGACACGTTAGTTGGTGAAATGGCAGCTGCATGGATAACACATGCCACGTTGGATAGCAATTTCTGA